The following are from one region of the Hydrogenimonas sp. SS33 genome:
- a CDS encoding N-acetyltransferase, translating into MQAIVRKEVEEGIILPRSDDELATNIRSYTIAREKEEGAIVGYVALHIHSVRLGEVRSLIVREGFRHHRIGSRLVEETIREGKALGLREILTLTYMGTFFERLGFREIPKESIPEHKIWADCIKCIHFPICNEISLIRKL; encoded by the coding sequence ATGCAGGCCATCGTCCGAAAAGAGGTGGAAGAGGGGATCATCCTGCCGCGAAGCGACGACGAACTGGCCACCAACATACGCTCCTACACCATTGCGCGTGAGAAGGAGGAGGGCGCCATCGTCGGGTATGTGGCGCTGCATATCCATTCCGTGCGGCTGGGAGAGGTAAGAAGCCTCATTGTCCGGGAGGGGTTCAGGCACCACCGCATCGGCAGCCGCCTGGTGGAGGAGACGATCAGGGAAGGAAAAGCCCTGGGGCTGCGCGAAATTCTGACACTCACCTATATGGGAACTTTTTTCGAGCGTCTCGGATTTCGGGAGATTCCCAAAGAGTCGATTCCCGAACACAAAATCTGGGCGGACTGCATCAAATGCATACATTTTCCGATCTGCAACGAAATCTCTCTCATCAGAAAACTCTGA